One window of uncultured Trichococcus sp. genomic DNA carries:
- a CDS encoding hydrolase, with protein MEPRIKREAPSITTDLRSDTVQVPSVIRNCSGIRIFGKRIKSLIFTTDIAIILNNDADAVIAVYPFTPHPAVIQSIANVSTIPILSGVGGGTTQGKRSANISLFSEAQGSLAVVVNAPTPIDTIKQIEETVDIPIVCTIVTEYMDIQERLDAGVDILNVSGGKDTPYIVSRIRENFPDVPIIATGGPTDKTILDAINAGANAISWTPPSNGELFRRKMDKYRNKEREKFMQEHQGMTIEEVEDLEEHRD; from the coding sequence ATGGAACCAAGAATCAAAAGAGAAGCGCCAAGCATCACAACCGATTTGCGCAGTGACACAGTCCAAGTCCCTAGCGTGATCCGGAACTGTTCAGGAATCCGGATTTTTGGAAAGCGAATCAAATCACTGATCTTTACGACAGATATTGCGATAATCCTGAATAACGATGCGGATGCCGTCATCGCGGTTTATCCATTTACCCCGCATCCGGCGGTTATCCAAAGTATTGCCAATGTCTCAACCATTCCGATCCTTTCCGGTGTCGGTGGGGGGACGACCCAAGGCAAACGCAGCGCCAACATCTCCTTGTTTTCTGAGGCGCAGGGTTCCTTGGCTGTCGTCGTCAATGCGCCGACACCGATTGATACCATCAAACAAATCGAAGAAACTGTGGATATTCCGATCGTCTGTACCATCGTAACGGAATATATGGATATTCAGGAACGGCTGGATGCCGGCGTCGATATCCTGAACGTCAGCGGCGGAAAGGATACGCCGTATATCGTTAGCCGTATCCGTGAAAATTTTCCGGATGTTCCGATCATCGCGACAGGCGGACCGACTGATAAAACGATTCTGGATGCAATCAATGCCGGCGCCAATGCCATCAGCTGGACGCCGCCTTCCAATGGGGAACTGTTCCGACGCAAGATGGATAAGTACCGCAACAAAGAGCGCGAAAAGTTTATGCAAGAGCACCAAGGCATGACGATCGAAGAAGTCGAAGATCTGGAAGAGCACAGAGATTAA
- a CDS encoding glucose 1-dehydrogenase: MGKLQNKVAIITGAAQGMGAMHARKFAEEGAKVVVTDINEAAGKTLAEEIGENAVFMKLDVSKSENWEEVIAQTEEKFGPVTVLINNAGVGIFKTLDQLTEADFRLTFEIDELGVFLGMKAVVPSMKKAGVGSIVNISSVDGLVSAPTAIAYSASKHAVTGMTKGAATELGQFNIRVNSVHPGIIETPMAEQGDVYEYIKQLEKDIPLRRTAKPEEVSNLVIYLASDDSSYSTGSQFVVDGGMISDL; encoded by the coding sequence ATGGGAAAATTACAGAACAAGGTAGCGATCATCACAGGTGCAGCGCAAGGAATGGGTGCCATGCACGCCCGCAAATTTGCGGAGGAAGGCGCCAAAGTGGTGGTGACCGACATCAATGAAGCAGCCGGAAAAACTTTGGCTGAAGAAATCGGCGAAAATGCCGTCTTCATGAAGCTCGATGTGTCAAAATCAGAAAATTGGGAAGAAGTCATTGCGCAGACCGAGGAAAAATTCGGACCGGTTACGGTACTCATCAACAATGCCGGTGTCGGCATCTTCAAGACATTGGACCAACTGACGGAAGCTGATTTCCGTTTGACTTTTGAAATCGATGAACTGGGCGTGTTCCTGGGTATGAAAGCTGTCGTGCCTTCCATGAAAAAAGCCGGTGTCGGATCGATCGTCAACATTTCATCAGTCGACGGCCTTGTGAGTGCACCTACCGCCATCGCCTACAGCGCATCGAAGCACGCCGTAACCGGGATGACAAAGGGAGCAGCTACTGAGCTTGGCCAATTCAATATCCGCGTGAATTCCGTCCACCCGGGCATCATCGAAACGCCGATGGCTGAACAGGGTGACGTCTATGAATACATCAAGCAATTGGAAAAGGACATTCCTTTGAGGAGGACCGCAAAACCGGAAGAAGTTTCCAATCTGGTCATCTACCTGGCATCCGATGATTCAAGCTATTCGACCGGCTCGCAATTCGTCGTCGACGGCGGCATGATTTCCGATCTGTAG
- a CDS encoding neutral zinc metallopeptidase, with protein sequence MKWKGGRRSSNVEDRRGSGGFSTGGGGLGVSGMAGGGIFGIIIMIIIALFGGGDLFGGGGSTPTETPQTGITETSNKTEDEMAEFVSVVLAYTEDVWTQEFANNNMEYVEPTLVLFSGQVQSACGVAGSQVGPFYCPADQKVYIDLSFYDTLSQEYGASGDFAMAYVIAHEVGHHVQNLLGIMDQVQSARNQLSETDYNELNVRLELQADYLAGVWANYVRDQDLLEEGDFEEALQAAHAVGDDTLQKEYQGYVVPDSFTHGTSEQRMRWFTKGFEIGNLSGGDTFNIPYDEL encoded by the coding sequence ATGAAATGGAAGGGTGGAAGGAGAAGCTCAAACGTTGAGGACCGACGCGGCAGTGGCGGCTTTTCGACGGGTGGCGGCGGTCTGGGCGTGAGCGGCATGGCAGGCGGCGGGATTTTTGGGATCATCATCATGATCATCATTGCCCTGTTCGGAGGCGGTGACCTGTTCGGAGGCGGCGGCAGCACGCCGACTGAAACGCCACAGACAGGCATCACCGAAACCAGCAACAAGACTGAGGACGAGATGGCTGAATTTGTATCCGTCGTATTGGCCTACACAGAAGATGTCTGGACCCAGGAATTTGCGAACAACAACATGGAATATGTAGAGCCGACGCTTGTGCTGTTCAGCGGACAGGTGCAATCAGCCTGTGGTGTGGCGGGTTCCCAAGTCGGGCCTTTCTATTGCCCTGCTGACCAAAAGGTGTACATTGATCTAAGTTTCTATGATACGCTTTCGCAGGAATACGGAGCGTCCGGCGATTTTGCGATGGCCTACGTCATCGCTCACGAGGTTGGGCATCATGTCCAGAACTTGTTGGGCATCATGGATCAGGTGCAAAGCGCCCGTAATCAACTCAGCGAAACGGATTACAACGAACTGAATGTGCGTTTGGAACTGCAGGCCGATTACCTGGCCGGTGTCTGGGCAAACTATGTTCGGGACCAGGACCTCCTGGAGGAAGGTGACTTTGAGGAAGCCTTACAAGCAGCACATGCTGTAGGGGATGACACCCTGCAGAAGGAGTACCAAGGCTATGTCGTACCCGACAGCTTTACGCACGGTACCTCCGAGCAACGCATGCGCTGGTTCACGAAAGGCTTCGAAATCGGCAACCTGAGCGGCGGAGATACGTTCAATATCCCTTATGATGAACTGTGA
- a CDS encoding heavy metal translocating P-type ATPase has protein sequence MSEKVKQVEWYLDELDCANCASKVETGIAKIEGILESNVNFMTKTLRIEIEEDQENDILPKVKQKLSVLEPDIHPTLKKSGAPIGTNGLPIVAARSAEATSAEKLHDPHDHHGHEANVAEGHTHEHSHGHSHAHGEGDKDEIRKAVIRLVIGFGILLAAIFAPVSTTVSLALYVTAYLVAGYDIVWSALLNIKNGQLFDENFLMTIATLSAFYIQEYPEAVAVMLFYQLGELFQDIAVDKSRRSIAELMDIRPDYANVKTVSGIEKVAPETVKIGDIILIRPGEKVPLDGKVVSGTSAVDTSALTGESVPRGVKVGDSILSGFINKNGVIEVAVEKPFAESTVVKILDLVRNASGRKAPTENFITKFARYYTPVVVIAAVLLAVLPPLLFPGESFNEWLYRASIFLVISCPCALVVSIPVGFFGGIGSASRKGILVKGSNFLEGLNDVKTVVMDKTGTLTEGKFAVTRIETAGELPEERLLELAAYAELHSSHPIADSIKEAYGQTIAEDRIATTNDIPGQGLQVVVDGQEILAGNAKLMEKFGITHAPSPGTGTVVHIAVDKQYAGYILITDAIKADAQATIAGLKARGIRTIMLTGDSRAVGEAVAKEIGIDEVHAELLPQDKVTKLEEVLASKRKGEKVIFVGDGINDTPVLARSDIGIAMGGLGSDAAIEAADIVIMDDQPSKILTAITVAEETRKIVWQNIIFAMAVKGLFLILGAFGVATMWEAVFADVGVTVLAVLNSIRILKK, from the coding sequence ATGTCTGAGAAAGTAAAGCAGGTTGAATGGTATTTGGACGAATTGGATTGTGCCAATTGTGCCAGCAAAGTTGAGACCGGCATCGCGAAAATAGAAGGGATCCTTGAAAGCAATGTGAACTTCATGACGAAGACATTGCGGATCGAAATCGAAGAGGATCAAGAGAACGATATTTTGCCGAAAGTGAAACAAAAACTCAGTGTACTGGAACCGGATATCCATCCGACTCTGAAAAAAAGCGGTGCACCGATCGGAACAAACGGATTGCCGATAGTTGCGGCCCGATCGGCTGAAGCGACATCCGCCGAAAAGCTCCACGACCCTCATGACCATCACGGCCATGAGGCCAATGTTGCTGAAGGCCATACCCACGAACATAGCCATGGTCATAGTCATGCGCACGGCGAAGGGGACAAGGACGAAATCCGGAAAGCCGTCATCCGCCTAGTCATCGGCTTTGGAATCTTGCTGGCGGCGATTTTCGCCCCGGTCAGCACAACGGTTTCGCTGGCATTGTATGTGACCGCGTACCTGGTTGCGGGCTATGACATCGTTTGGAGCGCGCTCCTGAACATCAAGAACGGCCAACTATTTGACGAAAATTTCCTGATGACGATCGCCACTCTGAGCGCTTTCTACATCCAGGAGTATCCGGAAGCGGTGGCGGTCATGCTATTTTATCAGTTGGGTGAACTGTTCCAGGACATCGCGGTCGACAAGTCCCGCCGCTCCATCGCCGAGTTGATGGATATCCGGCCTGATTACGCAAACGTGAAAACAGTTTCCGGCATCGAAAAGGTCGCGCCGGAAACCGTCAAAATCGGCGACATCATCCTGATCCGCCCCGGCGAAAAAGTGCCGTTGGACGGGAAAGTCGTGAGCGGAACATCGGCAGTCGACACCTCGGCATTGACGGGAGAATCGGTTCCGCGTGGCGTGAAAGTCGGCGACAGCATCTTGAGCGGTTTCATCAACAAAAACGGCGTCATCGAAGTCGCGGTCGAAAAGCCGTTTGCTGAGTCCACGGTCGTCAAAATCTTGGATCTGGTGCGGAACGCCAGTGGCCGAAAAGCGCCGACGGAAAACTTCATCACCAAATTCGCCCGCTACTACACGCCGGTCGTAGTCATCGCAGCCGTGTTGCTGGCGGTGCTGCCGCCGCTCTTGTTCCCGGGTGAAAGTTTCAATGAATGGCTTTACCGGGCCAGCATTTTTCTGGTCATCTCGTGTCCGTGCGCTTTGGTCGTTTCGATTCCGGTCGGCTTCTTCGGCGGCATCGGCTCGGCCTCGCGCAAAGGCATCCTCGTCAAAGGGAGCAACTTCCTTGAAGGCCTGAATGATGTCAAAACAGTCGTGATGGACAAGACCGGCACCTTGACGGAAGGCAAATTCGCCGTAACCCGGATCGAAACTGCCGGCGAGCTGCCGGAGGAACGTTTGTTGGAACTGGCAGCCTATGCGGAACTGCATTCCAGCCACCCGATTGCCGATTCCATCAAGGAAGCCTACGGGCAAACGATAGCTGAAGACCGGATTGCCACCACAAATGATATCCCGGGTCAGGGACTGCAGGTCGTCGTCGATGGGCAGGAAATCCTGGCGGGCAATGCCAAATTGATGGAGAAATTCGGTATCACCCATGCGCCGTCTCCTGGAACTGGGACGGTTGTGCATATCGCTGTGGATAAACAATATGCGGGATATATCCTAATCACTGACGCCATCAAAGCTGATGCGCAGGCGACGATCGCCGGCTTGAAGGCGAGAGGGATCCGCACTATTATGCTGACCGGGGATTCCCGTGCGGTTGGCGAAGCAGTCGCCAAAGAAATCGGCATCGATGAAGTGCATGCGGAATTGCTTCCGCAGGACAAAGTGACGAAGCTGGAGGAAGTGTTGGCAAGCAAACGAAAAGGCGAAAAAGTCATCTTCGTGGGCGACGGCATCAACGATACGCCGGTGCTGGCCCGGTCCGACATCGGGATCGCGATGGGCGGATTGGGATCCGATGCCGCCATCGAAGCTGCGGATATCGTCATCATGGACGATCAGCCATCCAAGATTTTGACCGCAATCACCGTTGCTGAGGAAACACGCAAAATCGTCTGGCAGAACATCATTTTCGCGATGGCAGTGAAAGGGCTGTTCCTGATTCTCGGCGCGTTCGGCGTCGCCACGATGTGGGAAGCCGTCTTCGCCGATGTCGGCGTGACCGTGCTGGCTGTCCTCAACAGCATCCGTATCCTGAAAAAATAA
- a CDS encoding iron-containing alcohol dehydrogenase has product MRLENGIRNFEFQNPTKIVFGKDQIKRINDLIPQDAKVLILYGGGSVKKFGTFDRVVEALGNREWAEFGGIEANPTYETLIQAVDKIKAEGYDYLMAVGGGSVIDGVKFVAAAAVFDGDPVDMFGSGVGKGLPVTKALPFGTVLTLPATASEMNNNSVVTFVEKQAKISFASPHTYPQFSILEPEATYTLPKRQLANGVIDSFIHVMEAYLTYPIDAKVQDRWAEGLLQTLIEIGPDVVDEDNHDYATRANFMWTATNALNRFISPGVPQDWATHALGHEMTLAFGIDHARTLSIVLPAMMKVRKPQKWDKLLQYAERVWDIRGDSDLTNDEEKIDLAIKKTEDFFASLGAPIRFSDVGLDETDIPRLVEALVRHKKENISERGDFTSEDARAVYTAAL; this is encoded by the coding sequence ATGAGATTGGAAAATGGAATCCGCAATTTTGAGTTTCAAAACCCTACAAAAATAGTTTTCGGCAAGGACCAGATCAAGCGCATCAATGATTTGATCCCGCAGGACGCGAAAGTGTTGATTTTGTACGGCGGCGGCAGCGTCAAGAAATTCGGCACCTTCGATCGCGTCGTCGAAGCTTTGGGCAACCGCGAATGGGCTGAATTCGGCGGCATCGAGGCGAACCCGACCTACGAAACGCTGATACAGGCAGTCGACAAGATCAAAGCGGAAGGCTACGATTACCTGATGGCAGTCGGCGGCGGCAGCGTCATCGACGGCGTGAAATTCGTTGCGGCTGCTGCCGTGTTCGATGGCGATCCTGTCGATATGTTCGGCAGCGGCGTAGGCAAAGGCTTGCCGGTCACAAAAGCATTGCCTTTCGGAACGGTATTGACGTTGCCGGCCACGGCATCGGAAATGAACAACAATTCGGTCGTGACTTTTGTGGAAAAGCAAGCGAAGATCAGTTTCGCCAGTCCGCATACTTATCCACAATTTTCCATTCTGGAACCGGAAGCGACCTACACGTTACCGAAACGTCAACTGGCGAACGGCGTCATCGATTCTTTCATTCATGTGATGGAGGCCTATCTGACGTATCCAATCGACGCAAAAGTGCAGGACCGCTGGGCGGAAGGGCTGCTGCAGACATTGATCGAAATCGGCCCGGACGTAGTCGATGAGGATAACCACGACTATGCGACCCGCGCCAATTTCATGTGGACGGCGACGAATGCGCTGAACCGTTTCATTTCCCCGGGGGTGCCGCAGGACTGGGCGACGCATGCATTGGGACATGAAATGACGCTGGCGTTCGGGATCGACCACGCGCGCACGTTGTCGATCGTCCTTCCGGCCATGATGAAAGTCCGCAAGCCCCAGAAATGGGATAAACTGCTGCAGTATGCGGAGCGCGTGTGGGATATCCGCGGCGATTCCGATCTGACTAATGATGAAGAAAAAATCGATCTGGCGATCAAAAAGACCGAAGACTTCTTCGCCAGCCTTGGCGCACCGATCCGCTTCTCGGACGTCGGACTGGATGAAACCGACATTCCCCGTCTTGTGGAAGCGCTAGTCCGCCACAAGAAAGAGAACATTTCCGAGCGCGGCGACTTCACTAGCGAAGACGCAAGAGCTGTATATACAGCTGCGCTTTAA